A window from Peromyscus eremicus chromosome 1, PerEre_H2_v1, whole genome shotgun sequence encodes these proteins:
- the Dntt gene encoding DNA nucleotidylexotransferase isoform X2 yields MDPLQAVHLGPRKKRPRQMGTSVAATSHDIRFRDLVLFILEKRMGTSRRAFLMELARRKGFRVESELSDSVTHIVAENNSGSDVLEWLHLQNIKASSQLELLDVSWLIECMRAGKPVEMTGRHQLVVRRNSSLSRAPGSQDTQAPPPTVQKISQYACQRKTTLNNCNRMFTDAFDILAENYEFRENEGCYVAFMRAAAVLKSLPFPIITMKDTEGIPCLGDKVKCIIEGIIEDGESSEVKAVLNDERYKSFKLFTSVFGVGLKTAEKWFRMGFRTLSKIKSDKSLRFTRMQKAGFLYYEDLVSCVNRAEAEAISVLVKETVTAFLPDALVTITGGFRRGKMTGHDVDFLITSPGATEEEEQQLLHKVTDLWGQQGLLLYCDLIESTFEKFKLPSRKVDALDHFQKCFLILKLYHQKVDGGDKSSQQEGKGWKAIRVDLVMCPYDRRAFALLGWTGSRFERDLRRYATHERKMMLDNHALYDKTKRVFLEADSEEEIFAHLGLDYIEPQERNA; encoded by the exons AGAAGAGAATGGGAACATCTCGAAGAGCCTTCCTCATGGAGCTGGCCCGAAGGAAAGGGTTCAGGGTGGAAAGCGAACTCAG TGATTCTGTCACCCACATTGTGGCAGAGAACAACTCAGGTTCAGACGTCCTGGAGTGGCTCCATCTACAGAACATCAAAGCCAGCTCCCAGCTTGAACTCCTTGACGTCTCCTGGCTGATTGAGTGCATGCGAGCCGGGAAACCGGTGGAGATGACAGGGAGACACCAGCTTGTT GTGAGAAGAAACTCTTCCCTGAGTCGTGCCCCAGGCTCCCAGGACACCCAGGCTCCACCACCTACTGTACAAAAGATTTCCCAGTATGCTTGTCAGAGAAAGACCACGTTAAACAACTGTAACCGGATGTTCACG gatGCCTTTGATATCCTGGCTGAAAATTATGAGTTTAGAGAGAATGAAGGCTGTTATGTGGCGTTCATGAGGGCAGCTGCTGTACTGAAATCTCTGCCGTTCCCCATTATCACCATGAAAGACACAGAGGGAATCCCTTGCCTAGGGGACAAGGTGAAGTGTATCATAGAG GGAATTATTGAGGATGGAGAAAGTTCTGAAGTTAAAGCCGTGTTAAATGATGAACGATATAAATCCTTCAAA CTCTTTACTTCTGTGTTTGGAGTGGGTCTGAAGACAGCTGAGAAATGGTTCAGGATGGGTTTCAGAACTCTCAGTAAAATCAAGTCAGACAAAAGCCTGCGGTTTACGCGGATGCAGAAAGCAG GATTCCTCTACTACGAAGACCTTGTTAGCTGTGTGAACagggcagaagcagaggccatcAGCGTGCTAGTTAAAGAGACAGTTACAGCCTTTCTTCCAGATGCCTTGGTCACCATAACTGGGGGCTTCCGAAG GGGTAAGATGACTGGGCATGATGTAGACTTTCTAATTACCAGCCCAGGagccacagaggaagaagagcagcAACTCTTGCATAAAGTGACAGACTTGTGGGGACAGCAG GGGTTGCTTTTGTACTGTGACCTCATCGAGTCGACATTCGAGAAGTTCAAGCTGCCAAGCAGGAAGGTGGATGCTCTCGATCACTTCCAGAAATGCTTCCTGATTTTGAAGCTGTACCACCAGAAAGTGGACGGCGGCGACAAGAGCAGCCAGCAGGAAGGAAAGGGCTGGAAGGCCATCCGCGTAGACTTGGTCATGTGTCCCTACGATCGCCGGGCCTTCGCCTTGCTCGGATGGACGGGCTCCAGG TTTGAGAGAGACTTGCGGCGTTATGCCACCCATGAGCGGAAGATGATGCTGGATAACCATGCTCTGTATGACAAGACCAAG agggtgtttcttgaagCAGACAGTGAAGAAGAGATCTTTGCCCACCTGGGATTGGATTACATTGAACCACAGGAAAGAAATGCCTAA
- the Dntt gene encoding DNA nucleotidylexotransferase isoform X1, with the protein MDPLQAVHLGPRKKRPRQMGTSVAATSHDIRFRDLVLFILEKRMGTSRRAFLMELARRKGFRVESELSDSVTHIVAENNSGSDVLEWLHLQNIKASSQLELLDVSWLIECMRAGKPVEMTGRHQLVVRRNSSLSRAPGSQDTQAPPPTVQKISQYACQRKTTLNNCNRMFTDAFDILAENYEFRENEGCYVAFMRAAAVLKSLPFPIITMKDTEGIPCLGDKVKCIIEGIIEDGESSEVKAVLNDERYKSFKLFTSVFGVGLKTAEKWFRMGFRTLSKIKSDKSLRFTRMQKAGFLYYEDLVSCVNRAEAEAISVLVKETVTAFLPDALVTITGGFRRGKMTGHDVDFLITSPGATEEEEQQLLHKVTDLWGQQGLLLYCDLIESTFEKFKLPSRKVDALDHFQKCFLILKLYHQKVDGGDKSSQQEGKGWKAIRVDLVMCPYDRRAFALLGWTGSRQFERDLRRYATHERKMMLDNHALYDKTKRVFLEADSEEEIFAHLGLDYIEPQERNA; encoded by the exons AGAAGAGAATGGGAACATCTCGAAGAGCCTTCCTCATGGAGCTGGCCCGAAGGAAAGGGTTCAGGGTGGAAAGCGAACTCAG TGATTCTGTCACCCACATTGTGGCAGAGAACAACTCAGGTTCAGACGTCCTGGAGTGGCTCCATCTACAGAACATCAAAGCCAGCTCCCAGCTTGAACTCCTTGACGTCTCCTGGCTGATTGAGTGCATGCGAGCCGGGAAACCGGTGGAGATGACAGGGAGACACCAGCTTGTT GTGAGAAGAAACTCTTCCCTGAGTCGTGCCCCAGGCTCCCAGGACACCCAGGCTCCACCACCTACTGTACAAAAGATTTCCCAGTATGCTTGTCAGAGAAAGACCACGTTAAACAACTGTAACCGGATGTTCACG gatGCCTTTGATATCCTGGCTGAAAATTATGAGTTTAGAGAGAATGAAGGCTGTTATGTGGCGTTCATGAGGGCAGCTGCTGTACTGAAATCTCTGCCGTTCCCCATTATCACCATGAAAGACACAGAGGGAATCCCTTGCCTAGGGGACAAGGTGAAGTGTATCATAGAG GGAATTATTGAGGATGGAGAAAGTTCTGAAGTTAAAGCCGTGTTAAATGATGAACGATATAAATCCTTCAAA CTCTTTACTTCTGTGTTTGGAGTGGGTCTGAAGACAGCTGAGAAATGGTTCAGGATGGGTTTCAGAACTCTCAGTAAAATCAAGTCAGACAAAAGCCTGCGGTTTACGCGGATGCAGAAAGCAG GATTCCTCTACTACGAAGACCTTGTTAGCTGTGTGAACagggcagaagcagaggccatcAGCGTGCTAGTTAAAGAGACAGTTACAGCCTTTCTTCCAGATGCCTTGGTCACCATAACTGGGGGCTTCCGAAG GGGTAAGATGACTGGGCATGATGTAGACTTTCTAATTACCAGCCCAGGagccacagaggaagaagagcagcAACTCTTGCATAAAGTGACAGACTTGTGGGGACAGCAG GGGTTGCTTTTGTACTGTGACCTCATCGAGTCGACATTCGAGAAGTTCAAGCTGCCAAGCAGGAAGGTGGATGCTCTCGATCACTTCCAGAAATGCTTCCTGATTTTGAAGCTGTACCACCAGAAAGTGGACGGCGGCGACAAGAGCAGCCAGCAGGAAGGAAAGGGCTGGAAGGCCATCCGCGTAGACTTGGTCATGTGTCCCTACGATCGCCGGGCCTTCGCCTTGCTCGGATGGACGGGCTCCAGG CAGTTTGAGAGAGACTTGCGGCGTTATGCCACCCATGAGCGGAAGATGATGCTGGATAACCATGCTCTGTATGACAAGACCAAG agggtgtttcttgaagCAGACAGTGAAGAAGAGATCTTTGCCCACCTGGGATTGGATTACATTGAACCACAGGAAAGAAATGCCTAA